Proteins encoded by one window of Elaeis guineensis isolate ETL-2024a chromosome 12, EG11, whole genome shotgun sequence:
- the LOC105055386 gene encoding ATP-dependent Clp protease adapter protein CLPS2, chloroplastic gives MAINSRGAAYPALKLSNSIPLLLPFSNVSMPFKPTNVKLEKIQQREMVFSTKGSLGSLKGGTGLLERPTFDQSQFDPLPQAQEGGDIGRLSDRKGLGSGDSYKVLMIDDIRHTETLVEKALPQVVPSITAADARKLFHESRQKGVAVVIVTVKEHAEFYAQMMVRWGLRSAIEPDSNIAE, from the exons ATGGCAATTAACAGCAGAGGAGCCGCATATCCTGCTCTCAAACTCTCCAACTCGATTCCTCTTCTCCTGCCCTTCTCCAATGTTTCCATGCCATTCAAACCAACAAATGTTAAGCTGGAGAAAATTCAGCAGCGAGAGATGGTGTTCTCAACGAAGGGGAGCTTGGGATCcctgaaaggaggaacaggactcTTGGAGCGCCCCACCTTTGATCAGTCCCAGTTCGATCCCCTTCCCCAAGCACAAGAAG gAGGAGATATTGGGCGATTGAGTGACAGGAAAGGTCTTGGCAGTGGAGACAGCTACAAAGTTCTTATGATTGATGATATACGTCACACGGAAACATTAG TTGAAAAAGCCTTACCACAGGTTGTGCCGTCCATAACGGCTGCTGATGCAAGAAAACTCTTTCACGAATCTCGGCAGAAGGGTGTTGCAGTCGTTATTGTTACTGTGAAG GAGCATGCTGAGTTCTATGCACAGATGATGGTAAGATGGGGATTGCGCTCAGCTATAGAACCAGACTCGAATATCGCAGAATGA
- the LOC105055387 gene encoding pentatricopeptide repeat-containing protein At5g66520: protein MFPAARISKYLKSDKRTLSLLHHPHLSMRGAEQIHAHLLVSGAIADPYAAGKLVAFLALSTRGDLANAALLFHRLPYRSAFLWNTMIRAHVDRNQPLEALSLYGQMLSSDFAPNNYTFSFLLRACLDLSSLSDGQKFHAQIVKLGWEPYDFVQNGLIHMYSSCGCIDSACRLFDGSLNRDVISWTAMVNGYAKSGQIDVARELFDRMPERNVVSWSAMITSYAQIGRFQEALDFFNEMQLAGVRPNHAGIVGALSACGSLGALDQGRWIHAFVERNAMELDRVLGTALTDMYAKCGSIETALQVFDAMSERDVFAYTSMISGLSNHGHSEKAIDLFLKMREEGVKPNEVTFICVLSACSRMGLVDQGREIFASMDVVYGIKPGVEHYGCLVDLLGRAGLLEEAKRVVREMPMEPDSYVLGALLNAYREHGEVELGKEAVESLIELGLDHSGVHVLLSNMYASAYRWEDVLKVRKGMEEKKVKKVPGCSMIEVDGVACEFVSGDRSHSQMDEIVSTVKEMDKQLKSSEDSLDWRNVQPMQIALL from the coding sequence ATGTTCCCCGCCGCGCGCATCAGCAAGTACTTGAAATCCGACAAGCGAACCCTCTCCCTCCTCCACCACCCCCACCTCTCCATGCGCGGGGCCGAGCAAATCCACGCCCACCTCCTCGTCTCCGGCGCAATCGCCGACCCCTATGCCGCCGGCAAGCTCGTCGCCTTCTTAGCGCTCTCCACCCGCGGCGACCTCGCCAACGCCGCCCTCCTCTTCCACCGCCTCCCCTACCGCTCCGCCTTCCTCTGGAACACCATGATCCGAGCCCACGTCGATCGGAACCAACCACTCGAAGCTCTCTCCCTCTATGGGCAGATGCTCTCCTCTGACTTCGCGCCCAACAACTACaccttctccttcctcctccgCGCCTGTCTTGACCTCTCCTCGCTCTCCGACGGGCAGAAGTTTCACGCCCAGATCGTAAAACTCGGGTGGGAGCCGTATGACTTCGTGCAGAATGGCTTGATCCACATGTACTCTTCCTGCGGCTGTATCGATTCCGCTTGCAGGTTGTTCGATGGGAGCTTGAATCGAGATGTGATCTCGTGGACGGCGATGGTCAATGGTTATGCGAAATCTGGACAGATCGATGTTGCTCGTGAACTGTTTGATCGGATGCCGGAAAGAAATGTGGTTTCCTGGAGTGCCATGATCACTAGTTATGCGCAAATTGGAAGGTTTCAAGAGGCATTGGATTTTTTTAACGAGATGCAGCTGGCGGGGGTTCGGCCTAATCATGCGGGGATTGTCGGTGCTCTGTCCGCATGTGGCTCTCTTGGGGCATTGGACCAGGGGAGGTGGATTCATGCCTTCGTGGAGAGGAATGCGATGGAACTAGATAGGGTTCTGGGAACCGCATTGACAGATATGTATGCCAAGTGCGGGAGCATAGAGACCGCTTTGCAAGTGTTCGATGCGATGTCCGAGAGAGATGTGTTCGCTTATACTTCCATGATCTCGGGACTGTCGAATCACGGGCACAGCGAGAAGGCGATTGATTTGTTCTTGAAGATGAGAGAGGAAGGGGTGAAGCCAAATGAGGTCACTTTTATTTGCGTCCTCAGCGCCTGTAGTCGAATGGGTCTGGTGGATCAAGGAAGGGAGATCTTTGCAAGCATGGATGTGGTCTATGGGATCAAACCGGGAGTCGAGCATTATGGCTGCTTGGTGGACCTTTTGGGGCGGGCAGGGTTGCTTGAGGAGGCCAAGAGGGTAGTGAGGGAGATGCCAATGGAGCCCGACTCTTATGTTTTAGGAGCCTTGTTAAATGCTTATAGAGAGCATGGGGAGGTGGAATTGGGCAAGGAAGCTGTGGAGAGTTTAATAGAGTTGGGGCTCGATCATAGCGGAGTGCATGTTTTGCTTTCAAACATGTATGCCTCGGCTTATAGGTGGGAGGATGTCTTGAAAGTGAGGAAGGGGATGgaggagaagaaggtgaagaaggtgccTGGTTGTAGCATGATTGAGGTGGATGGTGTGGCTTGTGAGTTTGTCTCTGGAGATCGGTCTCACTCCCAAATGGATGAGATCGTGTCTACGGTGAAGGAGATGGACAAGCAACTAAAGTCATCTGAAGATAGTTTAGATTGGAGGAATGTACAACCCATGCAGATTGCACTGTTGTGA